The following are encoded together in the Desulfococcus multivorans genome:
- a CDS encoding aminotransferase class I/II-fold pyridoxal phosphate-dependent enzyme, whose product MSPTENIQFAKRMEQLPPYLFGMINHMKTEKRLNGDDVIDLGMGNPIDPTPEPIVQKLCEVARDPKTHRYPIASGLKNLKREIAKNYAEDYGVTLDEDDEVICTIGSKEGISHMCLAVVGPGDTVLVPAPAFPIHIYAVTIAGGNVIRIPLSSEETFLKQIAQMCESLYPPPKVLMLNYPHNPTAAVATQSLYAEVVAMARKYRFLVLHDFAYAKITFDGYTAPSFMEIPGARDVGVEFGSFSKSYNMAGWRLGYCVGNKQLIAGLAKIKGYYDYGIFSPIQVAGIVALRECGEDVVHQVAIYQNRRDVLCRGLESMGWEVTPPRAGMFVWVRIPEPYNEMGSMEFSIRMMRHANVAMAPGIGFGKEGEGYLRLALVENEHRIRQALRQIKRALPDVLTDYRQSA is encoded by the coding sequence ATGAGCCCCACGGAAAATATTCAATTCGCCAAGCGGATGGAGCAACTGCCGCCGTATCTTTTCGGGATGATCAATCACATGAAGACCGAAAAACGTCTGAACGGGGACGACGTGATCGATCTCGGCATGGGGAATCCCATTGATCCCACCCCGGAACCCATCGTTCAAAAACTCTGCGAAGTCGCCAGGGACCCCAAGACGCATCGTTACCCCATTGCATCGGGGCTCAAGAACCTGAAGCGCGAAATTGCCAAGAACTACGCCGAAGATTACGGTGTAACCCTGGACGAAGATGATGAGGTCATCTGCACCATCGGGTCCAAGGAGGGCATCTCCCATATGTGCCTGGCGGTTGTCGGCCCGGGGGATACGGTCCTGGTTCCCGCACCGGCCTTCCCCATTCACATCTATGCGGTGACCATCGCCGGCGGCAACGTGATCCGGATTCCCCTGTCCTCCGAGGAAACCTTTCTGAAGCAGATCGCCCAGATGTGCGAATCCCTCTATCCGCCGCCCAAGGTTTTGATGCTCAATTATCCCCACAATCCCACGGCGGCGGTGGCGACCCAAAGCCTGTATGCGGAGGTTGTGGCCATGGCCAGGAAGTACCGATTCCTGGTGCTCCATGATTTCGCGTATGCCAAGATCACCTTTGACGGATATACGGCACCCAGCTTCATGGAGATCCCCGGCGCCCGGGACGTGGGGGTCGAGTTTGGATCCTTTTCCAAGTCCTACAACATGGCGGGCTGGCGATTGGGGTATTGCGTCGGCAACAAGCAGCTCATCGCGGGACTTGCCAAGATCAAAGGGTATTACGACTACGGCATTTTTTCGCCGATCCAGGTTGCGGGCATCGTTGCCCTCAGAGAATGCGGAGAGGACGTCGTCCATCAGGTCGCCATCTACCAGAACCGCCGGGACGTCCTCTGCCGTGGTCTGGAGAGCATGGGATGGGAGGTCACCCCACCCAGGGCGGGAATGTTTGTCTGGGTCAGGATTCCAGAACCTTACAACGAAATGGGATCCATGGAATTTTCCATCCGGATGATGCGTCATGCCAACGTGGCCATGGCGCCGGGGATCGGTTTCGGCAAGGAGGGAGAAGGATATCTGAGATTGGCGCTTGTGGAAAACGAACATCGCATCCGACAGGCGCTGCGTCAGATCAAGCGGGCCTTGCCGGATGTTCTGACGGATTACCGTCAAAGCGCCTGA
- a CDS encoding efflux transporter outer membrane subunit, whose product MRLPDKKLIRPASAALLVFILSACMVGPEHLNPGVAPPGTFKYAASPHQTLAAPLSGKWWERFEDATLNRLVEAAMTDNYELAASAHRITQARAIARASRSDLFPALSADPGYARRGVSETIETNQGGTFTTWTAPLNVAYEFDLFGRIRSGYAASLADAEAVVEDDNGLRLILQSEIAVTYFAMRAFDDDIRIVSRTIEVRRESLTILKNRHMLGVISRLPVARAEAELRATEALLLSLQRDRTLLENAVATLLGKTPVELSLAPAPLDNPPPDMPSVLPSVLLIARPDIRRAERIMAAENARVGVAAAALYPQVTLGANIGYSSTRASDLFDARSFAWGILPNIHIPLFEGGRNIAELERARARYAEMYAAYRQTIVQAFGEVEDALVSVSLLERQQRANEQAVQSADEAYRLSMEQFEGGLVDYLSVLDAERTLLDNLLLKTRLRGQRYLSAVALVKAIGGSWETEPGRSLSRY is encoded by the coding sequence ATGCGTTTACCCGACAAAAAACTCATCCGGCCGGCTTCGGCGGCTCTGCTGGTTTTCATCCTATCTGCCTGCATGGTGGGCCCCGAACATCTGAACCCGGGGGTCGCCCCCCCCGGAACCTTCAAGTATGCCGCCAGTCCCCATCAAACCCTGGCGGCGCCTCTCTCGGGCAAATGGTGGGAGCGCTTCGAGGACGCGACCCTGAATCGCCTTGTGGAAGCCGCCATGACCGACAATTACGAGCTGGCCGCCTCCGCGCATCGCATCACACAAGCCAGAGCGATCGCCCGGGCGAGCCGATCGGACCTCTTTCCCGCCCTTTCGGCGGACCCCGGTTATGCCCGGCGCGGTGTTTCCGAAACCATTGAAACCAATCAGGGCGGCACCTTCACCACCTGGACCGCGCCGTTGAACGTTGCCTACGAGTTCGATCTCTTCGGCCGGATTCGAAGCGGTTATGCGGCAAGCCTTGCCGACGCCGAAGCGGTTGTGGAGGACGACAACGGATTGAGGCTCATTCTGCAGAGCGAAATCGCCGTCACCTATTTTGCCATGCGTGCCTTCGACGACGACATCCGCATCGTTTCCCGGACGATCGAGGTCCGCCGGGAGTCTCTCACCATCCTGAAAAACCGGCACATGCTCGGGGTGATTTCGCGCCTCCCGGTCGCTCGGGCCGAGGCGGAACTCAGGGCCACCGAAGCTCTCCTGCTTTCGTTGCAGCGGGATCGGACCCTTTTGGAAAACGCTGTTGCAACGCTTCTCGGAAAAACACCGGTCGAGCTTTCCCTGGCACCGGCCCCGCTCGACAACCCGCCCCCTGATATGCCGTCGGTGCTGCCGTCGGTGCTGTTGATCGCCCGCCCGGACATTCGCCGGGCCGAACGGATAATGGCCGCTGAAAACGCCCGGGTCGGCGTCGCCGCAGCGGCTTTGTACCCCCAGGTGACCCTGGGTGCGAACATCGGTTACAGCAGCACCCGAGCCTCGGACCTGTTCGATGCCCGGAGCTTTGCCTGGGGCATCCTGCCCAACATACACATCCCGCTTTTCGAGGGCGGACGAAACATCGCCGAACTGGAGCGGGCCAGAGCCCGCTATGCCGAGATGTATGCCGCCTACCGCCAGACGATCGTTCAGGCGTTCGGGGAGGTCGAAGATGCACTGGTCAGCGTGTCTTTGCTGGAACGGCAGCAGCGTGCCAACGAGCAGGCGGTTCAATCGGCCGATGAAGCCTATCGGCTGTCCATGGAACAGTTTGAAGGCGGGTTGGTCGATTACCTGTCGGTGCTGGACGCGGAGCGGACCCTGTTGGACAATCTCCTTCTCAAAACCCGGCTCCGCGGTCAACGGTATCTCAGCGCAGTAGCGCTGGTAAAGGCCATCGGCGGGAGTTGGGAGACCGAACCAGGGCGCTCGCTTTCCCGCTATTAG
- a CDS encoding HPP family protein: MTLFAKDIMVTNFDKVHEHAPAGEAIQKIMQGKVRESGYKSASLLVVNAHKELAGVVTMFDILYHLRPSYLNQGISGEEISWEGHLRFLVQRLGEKTVEQVMSRNVTAGYPNEHIMVLLDRMIKNKYRRLPITEQDRPIGIVYLEDVYYHLFRENRQ, from the coding sequence ATGACATTGTTTGCCAAAGACATCATGGTGACCAATTTTGACAAGGTCCACGAGCATGCACCGGCCGGGGAGGCCATTCAGAAGATTATGCAGGGAAAGGTCAGGGAATCGGGCTACAAGAGCGCAAGCCTGCTGGTGGTAAACGCCCACAAGGAATTGGCCGGCGTCGTAACGATGTTTGACATCCTTTACCACCTGCGGCCGAGCTACCTGAACCAGGGCATCAGCGGAGAAGAAATCTCATGGGAAGGCCATCTGAGATTTCTCGTTCAGAGGCTCGGGGAAAAGACCGTCGAACAGGTCATGAGCAGAAACGTGACGGCCGGCTACCCCAACGAGCATATCATGGTGCTTCTGGATCGGATGATCAAGAACAAATACCGACGGCTGCCCATTACGGAACAGGATAGGCCCATCGGGATCGTTTACCTGGAGGATGTCTATTATCATCTCTTCAGAGAAAACAGACAATAG
- a CDS encoding YajD family HNH nuclease: MSFNKTSANRKDAGNAFAEARREQAQREKTYRERALKLFPWICARCGREFSGKRLRELTVHHRDHNHDNNPPDGSNWELLCLYCHENEHSRGLEAEWHDGPTPGEGQEPFSTHKPFANLDKLLKGKK, translated from the coding sequence ATGAGTTTCAATAAAACATCGGCAAACCGGAAGGATGCGGGCAATGCCTTTGCCGAGGCCAGGCGAGAGCAGGCACAACGGGAAAAGACCTACCGGGAGCGCGCCCTCAAACTCTTTCCCTGGATCTGCGCGCGATGCGGACGGGAGTTTTCGGGTAAACGGCTCCGGGAGCTCACGGTTCACCATCGGGACCACAATCACGACAACAATCCGCCCGACGGCAGCAACTGGGAGCTCCTCTGCCTCTATTGTCACGAAAACGAGCATTCCCGGGGCCTGGAGGCGGAATGGCACGACGGCCCCACACCGGGGGAGGGGCAGGAACCCTTTTCCACCCACAAGCCTTTTGCGAATCTGGACAAACTCCTGAAAGGCAAAAAATAG
- a CDS encoding TIGR00266 family protein translates to MTEWYLSYNGEQTGPFDDVKARFQIEMRGGEGYAWREGFSEWLPIDRIPELGGVADAMPSPSAPPPGISPPGPARAAVPERVEKRSAPVPVSADEVDFTVFGAEMQFVEIELDPGESAVAEAGAMMYKSPDVDMQTVFGDGSGPSGGGGGLMGKLLGAGKRLLTGESLFMTVFTHKGHGKAHVAFGAPFPGNILPVSLATVGGMLICQKDSFLCAAKGVSIGIYFQKRILTGLFGGEGFIMQKLEGDGMVFIHAGGTVVERRLEPGETLHVDTGCVVAFESSVQFDIQQAGGIKTALFGGEGLFFAKLGGPGRIWLQSLPFSRLAGRMLQAAPQRGGSRGEGSILGGLGNLIDGDNR, encoded by the coding sequence ATGACGGAATGGTATTTGAGTTACAATGGAGAACAGACAGGTCCGTTTGACGACGTCAAGGCGAGGTTTCAGATCGAGATGCGCGGCGGGGAAGGTTATGCGTGGCGGGAAGGGTTTTCGGAATGGCTGCCCATCGACCGGATCCCCGAACTCGGTGGTGTCGCCGATGCCATGCCGTCACCGTCCGCGCCCCCGCCCGGCATTTCACCTCCCGGACCCGCCCGTGCCGCCGTGCCCGAGCGCGTGGAAAAGCGGTCCGCTCCGGTGCCCGTGAGCGCCGACGAGGTGGACTTTACCGTTTTCGGGGCTGAAATGCAGTTTGTCGAGATCGAGTTGGACCCCGGAGAAAGCGCAGTGGCGGAGGCCGGTGCCATGATGTACAAATCCCCCGACGTCGATATGCAGACGGTCTTCGGCGACGGTTCCGGCCCTTCCGGCGGCGGAGGCGGGCTCATGGGAAAGCTTCTGGGCGCCGGGAAACGCCTCCTTACCGGTGAGAGCCTTTTCATGACTGTTTTCACCCACAAGGGTCACGGCAAGGCCCACGTCGCCTTTGGCGCACCCTTTCCCGGCAATATCCTTCCCGTCTCCCTCGCAACGGTCGGCGGCATGCTCATCTGTCAGAAGGACAGTTTCCTGTGCGCCGCCAAGGGGGTCAGCATCGGCATCTACTTCCAGAAAAGAATCCTGACCGGCCTTTTCGGCGGGGAGGGGTTCATCATGCAGAAGCTGGAAGGAGACGGCATGGTCTTCATTCATGCCGGCGGCACCGTGGTGGAAAGGCGTCTCGAACCGGGTGAAACGCTTCATGTGGATACCGGATGCGTGGTGGCTTTCGAGTCGAGCGTTCAATTCGATATTCAGCAGGCCGGCGGCATCAAGACAGCGCTTTTCGGGGGAGAGGGGCTTTTCTTTGCGAAGCTGGGGGGACCGGGCAGGATCTGGCTGCAATCCCTGCCGTTTTCCCGCCTGGCCGGCCGCATGCTTCAGGCGGCGCCGCAGCGGGGCGGCAGCAGGGGTGAGGGCTCCATTCTCGGCGGGCTGGGCAATCTCATCGACGGCGACAACCGCTGA
- a CDS encoding saccharopine dehydrogenase C-terminal domain-containing protein produces the protein MKNILVLGAGFVTRPLVAYLLNQPDIRLTMATRTVEKALKVIDGHPNGNAVQVDVQDREALERLVKSADIVISLLPWIYHVDVAGLCLVHKKHLVTTSYVKPEMAALDDEARASGLLFLNEIGVDPGIDHMAAMQVIDGVKDAGGEIESFYSYCGGLPSFSSNTNPFGYKFSWSPSGVLLAATNDGRYLRDGEVVEVSGEALFKHYWLVDVPGAGTFEAYVNRDALPYMEIYGIGSARSMYRGTLRNISHCESWHCFKKIGLLNRERTFDFNTTSPREVIAALVGGNGKDIVQDLAGFLKIPPYSVAIKKLAWLGLLDDVMLPLGTAAPFDMFAYVLERRLVYAPGETDLLVQHHEFTATYPDGGREKITATMVETGIPGGDSAMSRTVGLPAAIATRMLAEVKIRMTGVHRPVVPEIYGPVLAELSGMGIRLHETRETLA, from the coding sequence GTGAAAAACATACTCGTATTGGGTGCGGGTTTCGTCACCCGGCCTTTGGTCGCCTATCTGCTGAATCAGCCGGATATCCGCCTGACTATGGCCACCCGGACCGTCGAGAAGGCTCTGAAGGTCATCGACGGTCACCCCAACGGTAACGCCGTCCAGGTGGACGTGCAGGATCGCGAGGCCCTCGAACGGCTTGTCAAGTCGGCGGACATTGTCATCAGCCTGCTGCCCTGGATCTATCACGTGGACGTGGCCGGACTGTGCCTGGTTCATAAAAAACATCTCGTGACCACCTCTTACGTAAAACCGGAAATGGCGGCCCTGGATGACGAAGCCAGGGCCTCGGGGCTCCTGTTCCTCAATGAAATCGGGGTGGACCCCGGTATCGATCACATGGCCGCCATGCAGGTGATCGACGGCGTCAAGGACGCGGGCGGCGAAATTGAAAGCTTCTATTCCTACTGCGGAGGGCTCCCCTCTTTTTCCAGCAACACCAACCCCTTCGGGTACAAATTCTCCTGGAGCCCATCGGGGGTGCTGCTGGCGGCTACCAATGACGGACGCTATCTCAGGGACGGGGAAGTCGTCGAGGTTTCCGGCGAAGCCCTTTTCAAACACTACTGGCTCGTGGACGTTCCCGGCGCCGGCACCTTCGAGGCCTATGTCAACCGTGACGCCCTACCCTATATGGAGATCTACGGCATCGGTTCCGCCCGTTCAATGTATCGGGGAACCCTCAGAAACATCAGCCATTGCGAGTCGTGGCACTGTTTCAAAAAGATCGGCCTGTTGAATCGGGAACGCACCTTCGATTTCAACACCACCTCTCCCCGGGAGGTCATCGCGGCACTGGTGGGGGGCAATGGAAAGGATATCGTTCAGGATCTGGCCGGATTCCTCAAGATCCCGCCGTACAGCGTGGCCATCAAAAAACTGGCGTGGCTGGGTCTTCTGGACGATGTCATGCTGCCGTTGGGCACGGCCGCACCCTTCGATATGTTTGCTTACGTGCTTGAACGAAGACTGGTATACGCCCCGGGCGAAACCGACCTCCTGGTCCAGCACCACGAGTTTACGGCGACATACCCCGACGGCGGAAGAGAGAAAATCACCGCCACCATGGTCGAAACAGGCATTCCCGGCGGGGACAGCGCCATGTCTCGAACGGTCGGTCTCCCGGCGGCCATCGCCACCCGGATGCTGGCGGAAGTGAAGATACGAATGACGGGCGTCCATCGACCGGTGGTCCCGGAGATCTATGGTCCGGTGCTGGCAGAACTTTCCGGCATGGGGATCCGGCTGCACGAAACCAGGGAGACCCTGGCTTAA
- a CDS encoding zinc ribbon domain-containing protein, translating to MTAIFSGFSRRSPQKNITASSWRSRRSKKRSTNINPTDSRPERNAVTERQHYRRNAMPLFEFLCGDCGKTCEILVRSSDEPPSCPDCGSSRLKKLLSAPSAVSGVARHGIPGPGDTGCCGATPGHAGCAGPGSCCGRAGR from the coding sequence ATGACGGCGATATTTTCAGGGTTCTCAAGGAGATCCCCGCAAAAAAACATCACTGCATCCAGTTGGCGGTCAAGACGCTCAAAAAAGCGCTCGACGAATATCAATCCAACGGATAGCCGCCCGGAACGTAATGCCGTCACGGAACGTCAACACTATCGGAGGAATGCCATGCCGCTGTTCGAATTTTTGTGCGGAGATTGTGGAAAAACCTGTGAGATCCTTGTAAGATCATCCGATGAACCGCCGTCTTGCCCGGATTGTGGGAGCAGTCGCCTGAAAAAACTGCTGTCGGCCCCCTCCGCCGTATCGGGGGTCGCTCGCCATGGGATACCGGGCCCCGGCGATACGGGATGCTGCGGGGCCACGCCCGGACATGCCGGATGCGCCGGTCCCGGAAGCTGCTGCGGACGTGCCGGGAGATGA
- a CDS encoding PEP/pyruvate-binding domain-containing protein translates to MEAPKNSFASEFYARFKVFHELMAFKIREIMLVSSPYDAFIIEEDGSLASRIINEYSGLNLSMPPRVTRVSSPRDAIELIKRKRFDLIITMPHLDEMAPSSLGAAVKAIHPQLPVILLAHNARDVIRHEGHALSTSIDNVFVWSGNSDLLLALVKNVEDGINADADTRRAMVRVLVLVEDSPAYRSSFLPLIYKEIVNQTQNILEAGLNEEHRLLLMRARPKILLAETYEQAMTICQKFRDYLFGVISDARFPREGRLDPQAGPVFLSWIRREIPDLPLLMLSSEPQNRSVAEAIPAVFIDKNTANLHTELRDFFLNHLGFGDFVFRMPDGSEIDRADSLQTLKAKLPHIPDASLIYHADRNHFSNWIMSRSEIVLASKFRVVHTRDFKNADELRSYIVSNVQALLIWQQRGVVAQFKRDRFDADIMDFVKLGGGSLGGKARGLAFMSALLQEHPEIHEKYRNINIKIPKSLVITTEGFEDFVTRNRLRHLTEDRYTDEEVRAAFLDAAMPEWLLDDLRAFLGQVNMPLSVRSSSRLEDAHFQPYAGLYETYMLPNNHPDGSVRFDQLVSAVKRVYASTYFEGPKAFSRSTANQHNEEAMAVIIQEVAGAGYGDYFYPTLSGVLQSHNFYPVSHMKPEDGIAHIALGMGKTVVEGEKSLRFSPKHPGILPQFSSVDEILAHSQRYFYALKTRPRKRDINFDRYANLVKREIDDAEDEIPVRLLASTYIPEEHRIRDSGVFNGPRIMTFASILKHKRFPLPEILTDFLELGRKALGCPVEIEFAVNLDADHRHSEKRDVFYFLQLRPMVSVQDTLDVQISEEDVRKAFCVSHQSLGNGRNDEIRDIVYVKPETFDPARTFTMAEEVGNINAVLLKEKHPYLLVGPGRWGSSDRWLGIPVQWRHISGVQAIVELRNEHLRADPSQGSHFFQNITALGIYYITITEGSEDRFRGKWLDRLPPAHETPHLRHVRLSEPISVKVDGRSARCVMMKTSSGGAR, encoded by the coding sequence ATGGAGGCTCCGAAAAACTCGTTTGCCAGCGAGTTCTACGCGCGTTTCAAGGTGTTCCACGAACTCATGGCCTTCAAGATTCGGGAGATTATGCTGGTCTCCAGCCCCTACGACGCATTCATCATCGAGGAAGACGGGAGCCTGGCTTCAAGAATTATCAATGAATACAGTGGACTGAATCTCAGTATGCCGCCGCGGGTCACCCGGGTGTCATCCCCCCGCGACGCCATAGAATTGATAAAACGAAAGCGTTTCGACCTGATCATCACCATGCCCCACCTGGATGAGATGGCCCCGTCCTCGCTGGGAGCGGCCGTCAAGGCGATCCACCCCCAACTCCCCGTCATTCTTCTCGCTCACAATGCACGGGACGTCATCCGACACGAAGGACACGCGCTCTCCACGAGCATCGACAATGTCTTTGTCTGGAGCGGAAACTCGGATCTGCTGCTGGCCCTCGTCAAGAATGTCGAGGACGGCATCAACGCGGATGCCGACACCCGGCGGGCCATGGTCCGGGTGCTCGTTCTCGTGGAAGACTCCCCTGCCTATCGGTCCTCGTTTCTGCCCCTGATTTACAAGGAAATCGTCAATCAGACCCAGAACATTCTGGAAGCCGGCCTCAACGAGGAACACCGGCTCCTGCTCATGAGGGCGCGGCCCAAAATTCTCCTTGCGGAAACCTACGAGCAGGCGATGACGATTTGCCAAAAATTTCGAGACTATCTCTTCGGGGTCATCTCCGACGCCCGCTTTCCCCGGGAAGGGCGTCTCGATCCCCAGGCCGGTCCCGTCTTTTTGTCCTGGATTCGAAGGGAGATCCCTGATCTTCCCCTGCTCATGCTCAGTTCGGAGCCACAAAACCGGAGCGTGGCCGAGGCCATACCAGCGGTCTTCATCGACAAAAACACCGCCAATCTGCACACCGAGCTGAGGGATTTTTTTCTCAATCATTTAGGGTTCGGGGACTTCGTTTTCCGAATGCCCGACGGCTCCGAAATCGACCGGGCCGACAGCCTGCAGACGCTGAAAGCCAAACTGCCTCACATCCCGGACGCCTCGTTGATCTACCACGCCGACCGCAATCACTTTTCCAATTGGATCATGAGTCGATCCGAGATCGTCCTGGCATCCAAATTCCGGGTCGTCCACACCCGGGATTTCAAGAACGCCGACGAGCTGCGAAGCTATATCGTTTCAAATGTCCAGGCGCTGTTGATCTGGCAGCAGAGAGGCGTGGTGGCCCAGTTCAAGCGTGACCGGTTCGACGCGGACATCATGGATTTCGTCAAGCTCGGCGGCGGGTCTCTGGGCGGAAAGGCCCGGGGGCTGGCGTTCATGTCGGCGCTGCTGCAGGAACATCCCGAGATTCATGAAAAATACCGGAACATCAACATCAAGATCCCCAAGAGTCTCGTGATCACCACCGAAGGGTTCGAGGATTTTGTGACCCGGAATCGGCTTCGACATCTGACGGAGGACCGCTACACCGATGAAGAGGTGCGCGCGGCCTTTCTCGATGCCGCCATGCCGGAATGGCTCCTGGACGATCTCAGGGCCTTTCTGGGGCAGGTGAACATGCCGCTCTCGGTCCGGTCGTCAAGCCGGCTCGAGGACGCCCATTTTCAGCCTTACGCCGGACTCTATGAAACCTACATGCTTCCCAACAACCACCCCGACGGATCAGTTCGGTTCGATCAGCTGGTCAGCGCCGTCAAACGCGTGTACGCCTCGACCTACTTTGAAGGGCCGAAGGCGTTCTCCAGGAGCACCGCCAATCAGCACAACGAAGAGGCCATGGCCGTTATCATCCAGGAGGTGGCCGGTGCCGGTTATGGCGATTACTTCTATCCAACCCTTTCCGGCGTCCTCCAGTCCCACAATTTCTACCCCGTCTCCCATATGAAGCCTGAAGACGGCATCGCCCACATTGCCCTGGGGATGGGGAAGACGGTGGTGGAGGGTGAAAAATCCCTTCGCTTCTCGCCTAAACATCCCGGCATTCTACCCCAGTTTTCCTCGGTGGACGAGATCCTGGCCCATTCCCAGCGGTATTTTTATGCCCTCAAAACCCGGCCCCGGAAACGGGATATCAATTTCGACCGGTATGCCAACCTTGTAAAAAGAGAGATCGATGATGCCGAGGATGAAATCCCGGTGAGACTCCTGGCCAGCACCTATATCCCCGAGGAGCACCGGATCCGGGATTCAGGCGTATTCAACGGCCCCAGGATCATGACCTTTGCGTCCATTCTCAAGCACAAGCGATTTCCGCTGCCCGAGATTTTAACGGACTTTCTCGAACTCGGCCGAAAGGCCCTGGGATGCCCCGTCGAGATCGAATTCGCCGTGAACCTCGATGCGGATCATCGGCATTCTGAAAAAAGAGACGTCTTCTATTTTCTTCAGCTGCGGCCCATGGTATCCGTCCAGGACACTCTGGATGTTCAGATCAGCGAGGAGGATGTCCGGAAAGCGTTCTGCGTCTCCCATCAGTCCCTGGGAAACGGCAGGAACGACGAGATCCGCGACATTGTTTACGTCAAACCCGAAACGTTCGATCCCGCCAGGACCTTCACCATGGCCGAGGAGGTCGGCAACATCAATGCGGTTCTGCTGAAGGAGAAGCACCCTTACCTGCTGGTGGGGCCTGGACGGTGGGGGTCCTCCGACCGCTGGCTGGGGATACCGGTACAATGGCGCCATATTTCGGGCGTTCAGGCCATTGTGGAGCTCAGGAATGAACACCTCCGCGCGGATCCCTCCCAAGGGTCCCATTTCTTTCAGAACATCACCGCGTTGGGGATCTACTATATCACCATAACCGAAGGGAGCGAAGACCGGTTTCGCGGCAAATGGCTCGACCGCCTTCCCCCGGCCCATGAAACACCCCACCTCCGCCATGTCCGCCTGTCTGAGCCCATCAGCGTGAAAGTGGACGGCAGGAGCGCTCGGTGCGTCATGATGAAAACATCGTCGGGCGGCGCTCGGTAG
- the gdhA gene encoding NADP-specific glutamate dehydrogenase, with amino-acid sequence MNDILTLIKEKDPGQKEFHQAVQEVMETIRPVLDRNPEYRQAAILERIVEPERTIMFRVPWMDDQGQVRVNRGFRIEMNSAIGPYKGGLRFHPSVNLSILKFLAFEQVFKNALTTLPMGGGKGGSDFDPKGKSDIEVMRFCQSFMAELYRHIGPNTDVPAGDIGVGAREIGYLFGMYKKLSNEFTGVLTGKSINWGGSLIRPEATGYGAVYFAAEMLATRNKDLSGKTVLVSGSGNVAQFTVEKLIELGAKVVTLSDSSGSIYDEEGIDKNKLDFVKRLKNVRRGRIKEYVEKYPGVVYTEADPAKGCNAIWDHPADCAMPCATENEINEKDAENLIRNGVFLVCEGANMPSTPDAVNIFLDRKILYAPGKASNAGGVAVSGLEMSQNSMRLNWPREEVDDRLKIIMKSIHKTCLDAAKEYNDPGNYLAGANIAGFVKVVNAMLDQGVV; translated from the coding sequence ATGAACGACATATTGACATTGATCAAGGAAAAGGATCCGGGACAGAAAGAGTTTCATCAGGCCGTTCAGGAGGTAATGGAAACCATCCGACCGGTTCTAGACCGCAATCCGGAATATCGTCAGGCCGCTATTCTGGAGCGGATCGTCGAACCCGAGCGAACTATCATGTTCAGGGTACCCTGGATGGACGACCAGGGACAGGTCCGGGTCAACAGAGGGTTTCGGATCGAGATGAACAGCGCCATCGGCCCTTACAAGGGCGGCCTCAGGTTTCATCCTTCCGTCAACCTCAGCATCCTCAAATTCCTGGCCTTCGAGCAGGTCTTCAAGAACGCCCTGACAACCCTGCCCATGGGCGGCGGCAAGGGCGGATCGGATTTCGATCCCAAGGGAAAATCCGATATCGAGGTGATGCGGTTCTGTCAGAGTTTCATGGCCGAGCTCTACCGCCACATCGGCCCGAACACCGACGTGCCCGCCGGAGATATCGGCGTGGGCGCCCGGGAGATCGGATATCTCTTCGGCATGTATAAAAAACTGTCCAACGAGTTCACGGGTGTCCTCACCGGCAAGAGCATCAACTGGGGCGGAAGTCTCATTCGGCCCGAAGCCACAGGTTACGGTGCGGTCTATTTTGCCGCGGAGATGCTGGCGACCCGGAACAAGGACCTGTCCGGCAAGACCGTTCTCGTCTCCGGGTCGGGCAACGTGGCGCAGTTCACCGTCGAGAAGCTGATTGAACTGGGCGCAAAGGTGGTCACCCTCTCCGATTCTTCGGGAAGCATCTACGACGAAGAAGGAATCGACAAGAACAAGCTGGACTTTGTCAAACGCCTCAAAAATGTTCGCCGGGGGCGGATCAAGGAGTATGTAGAAAAATATCCCGGTGTTGTTTACACGGAAGCCGATCCTGCCAAGGGGTGCAATGCCATCTGGGATCATCCGGCCGACTGCGCCATGCCCTGCGCCACCGAGAACGAAATCAACGAAAAAGATGCTGAAAATCTGATCAGAAACGGCGTTTTCCTGGTATGTGAGGGAGCCAACATGCCCTCGACCCCCGATGCCGTCAACATCTTCCTCGACCGAAAGATCCTCTATGCGCCGGGCAAGGCCTCCAACGCCGGCGGGGTCGCCGTATCGGGCCTCGAGATGTCCCAGAACAGCATGCGCCTCAACTGGCCGCGTGAAGAGGTTGACGATCGACTCAAGATCATCATGAAATCCATCCACAAGACCTGCCTCGATGCCGCAAAGGAATACAATGATCCTGGAAATTACCTGGCCGGTGCAAACATCGCCGGTTTCGTGAAGGTGGTCAATGCCATGCTCGACCAGGGAGTTGTGTAA